The proteins below are encoded in one region of Doryrhamphus excisus isolate RoL2022-K1 chromosome 4, RoL_Dexc_1.0, whole genome shotgun sequence:
- the star gene encoding steroidogenic acute regulatory protein, mitochondrial, giving the protein MLPATFKLCAGISYRHMRNMRGLRKNAIVAIHHELDRLVGPGQSNWITQVHRRSSLLSSQIRENEYSEEEMSYLKQGENALQRAISILGEQEGWTVETVAENGDKVLSKVLPDIGKVFRLEVLLEQHPDSLYEELVGNMEQMGEWNPNVKQVKILQKIGQDTMVTHEIAGDTPGNVVGPRDFVSVRCAKRRGSSCFLAGMSTQHPKMPEQRGVVRAENGPTCIVMKPSSEDPNKTKFTWLLNIDLKGWIPKTIINKVLSQTQVDFANHLRQRMASHVSVAMSPAC; this is encoded by the exons ATGCTGCCTGCAACCTTTAAACTGTGTGCTGGCATCTCCTACCGCCACATGAGGAACATGAGAG GTCTAAGAAAGAATGCTATTGTGGCTATTCACCATGAGCTGGACCGACTTGTGGGTCCAGGCCAGAGTAACTGGATCACCCAAGTCCACAGACGGAGTTCCCTTCTTA GTTCTCAGATTAGAGAGAATGAATACAGTGAGGAGGAAATGTCCTATTTGAAGCAAGGTGAAAATGCACTGCAGAGGGCTATCAGCATCCTCGGTGAGCAGGAGGGCTGGACCGTTGAAACTGTTGCT GAAAATGGAGACAAAGTCCTGAGTAAAGTGTTGCCTGACATTGGGAAAGTGTTTCGGCTGGAAGTGCTGCTTGAGCAACATCCAGACAGTCTTTATGAAGAGCTGGTGGGGAACATGGAGCAGATGGGGGAGTGGAACCCAAATGTAAAGCAGGTCAAG ATCCTTCAAAAGATCGGCCAGGACACAATGGTGACGCATGAGATAGCTGGAGACACACCTGGCAATGTTGTAGGGCCTCGGGACTTTGTCAGTGTTCGCTGTGCCAAACGTCGCGGCTCCTCCTGTTTCCTCGCTGGAATGTCCACTCAGCACCCAAAGATGCCTGAACAGAGGGGTGTGGTTCG TGCGGAGAATGGTCCCACCTGTATAGTTATGAAGCCCAGCAGTGAAGACCCGAATAAGACCAAGTTCACCTGGTTACTCAATATAGATTTAAAG GGCTGGATCCCGAAGACCATCATCAACAAAGTGCTCTCTCAGACACAGGTGGACTTTGCCAACCACCTCAGGCAAAGGATGGCCAGTCATGTTTCTGTGGCGATGTCTCCAGCCTGCTGA
- the grk5l gene encoding G protein-coupled receptor kinase 5 isoform X3, translating into MAGGGGKRKGRSKKWKEILRFPHISQCTELGNSIVEKDYVSICEKQPIGRQLFRLYCETRPKLQRCIQLLDAMEDYEVTPDEKRKSRGDQIIKTFLSKQSLQRVDIVEVFADQCRENLELSPCKEIFSNCRKAVHDYLSGAPFADFENSMYFDRFLQWKMLERQPITKDTFRQYRVLGKGGFGEVCACQVRATGKMYACKKLEKKRIKKRKGESMALNEKQILEKVNSRFVVSLAYAYETKDALCLVLTIMNGGDLKFHIYNMGTPGFEKDRVQFYAAQICCGLRHLHRESIVYRDLKPENILLDDNGHIRISDLGLAIKVPEGELIRGRVGTVGYMAPEVINNEKYGMSPDWWGLGCLIYEMTAGRSPFRARKERVKREEVERRVQEEEEEYNDKFTEDTKDICRRLLTKDPKQRLDCQGDRAPGVKAHSFFKNINFKRLEAGIVEPPFVPDPRAVYCKDVLDIEQFSTVKGVNLDQTDNDFYSKFATGSVSIPWQNEMIETECFRDLNVFGPQGARPPDLDWSQPPEPPRRSLLDRIFRRHHPEVPISHSRVQSSSVNSVDSMSNSAP; encoded by the exons GTGGAGGAGGAAAGCGGaaaggaagaagcaaaaaatGGAAGGAGATCCTTCGCTTCCCCCACATAAGTCAGTGCACTGAGCTGGGCAACAGCATCG TTGAGAAGGACTATGTCAGTATATGTGAGAAGCAACCTATTGGAAGGCAACTCTTCCGTCTTTACTGTGAGACCAGGCCCAAACTGCAACGCTGCATCCAGCTCCTGGACGCAATG GAGGATTATGAGGTGACGCctgatgaaaaaagaaaaagcagagGGGACCAGATTATCAAGACTTTTCTTTCTAAACAA TCACTTCAACGAGTCGACATAGTGGAGGTCTTTGCAGATCAGTGCAGAGAGAACCTGGAGCTCAGTCCATGTAAGGAGATCTTCAGCAACTGCCGCAA GGCCGTCCACGATTACCTGAGCGGCGCTCCATTCGCAGACTTTGAGAATAGCATGTACTTTGACCGCTTCCTGCAATGGAAGATGCTGGAGAG GCAACCAATCACTAAAGATACTTTCAGACAGTACAGAGTGCTCGGGAAGGGAGGATTTGGAGAG GTATGCGCCTGCCAAGTTCGAGCAACAGGAAAGATGTATGCCTGCAAAAAGCTGGAGAAGAAGAGGATCAAGAAGAGGAAAGGAGAGTCAATGGCACTCAATGAAAAGCAGATCCTAGAGAAAGTTAACAGTAGATTTGTT GTGAGCTTAGCGTATGCGTACGAGACCAAAGACGCTCTGTGTCTAGTGCTGACGATCATGAATGGAGGAGACCTCAAGTTCCACATTTACAATATGGGCACACCGGGTTTTGAGAAAGACAGGGTCCAGTTTTATGCTGCTCAGATCTGCTGTGGTCTCAGGCATCTCCACAGGGAATCTATTGTCTACAG AGATTTAAAGCCAGAGAACATTCTACTGGACGACAATG GACACATCCGTATTTCTGACCTGGGCCTTGCCATAAAAGTGCCTGAAGGGGAGCTAATCAGAGGAAGAGTGGGGACAGTCGGCTACATGG CTCCAGAGGTGATCAACAATGAAAAGTACGGGATGAGTCCTGATTGGTGGGGGTTGGGCTGCCTCATATACGAGATGACGGCCGGGCGATCGCCCTTCCGTGCCCGTAAAGAGCGTGTGAAGCGGGAGGAGGTGGAGAGGAGGgtgcaggaggaagaggaggagtacAATGACAAGTTTACAGAGGACACCAAGGACATCTGTAGAAGG CTGCTCACCAAAGACCCAAAGCAGAGGCTTGACTGCCAGGGTGACAGAGCGCCAGGCGTCAAGGCCCACTCCTTCTTCAAAAACATCAACTTCAAAAGGCTAGAGGCTGGAATAGTGGAGCCTCCGTTTGTGCCTGAT CCTCGGGCAGTGTACTGTAAGGACGTGCTGGACATTGAGCAGTTCTCCACAGTCAAGGGAGTGAATTTGGACCAAACTGACAATGACTTCTACTCCAAATTTGCTACAGGCAGTGTTTCCATCCCATGGCAGAATGAG ATGATCGAAACAGAGTGTTTCAGAGATTTGAACGTGTTCGGCCCTCAAGGGGCAAGACCTCCAGATCTTGACTGGAGTCAACCGCCAGAGCCCCCAAGACGCAGCTTGCTCGACAGGATCTTCAGGAGGCAC CACCCAGAGGTGCCTATTTCCCACAGCCGTGTGCAGTCTTCCAGCGTAAACTCTGTGGACTCCATGTCCAACTCTGCCCCCTAG
- the grk5l gene encoding G protein-coupled receptor kinase 5 isoform X4, which yields MYFDRFLQWKMLERQPITKDTFRQYRVLGKGGFGEVCACQVRATGKMYACKKLEKKRIKKRKGESMALNEKQILEKVNSRFVVSLAYAYETKDALCLVLTIMNGGDLKFHIYNMGTPGFEKDRVQFYAAQICCGLRHLHRESIVYRDLKPENILLDDNGHIRISDLGLAIKVPEGELIRGRVGTVGYMAPEVINNEKYGMSPDWWGLGCLIYEMTAGRSPFRARKERVKREEVERRVQEEEEEYNDKFTEDTKDICRRLLTKDPKQRLDCQGDRAPGVKAHSFFKNINFKRLEAGIVEPPFVPDPRAVYCKDVLDIEQFSTVKGVNLDQTDNDFYSKFATGSVSIPWQNEMIETECFRDLNVFGPQGARPPDLDWSQPPEPPRRSLLDRIFRRHHPEVPISHSRVQSSSVNSVDSMSNSAP from the exons ATGTACTTTGACCGCTTCCTGCAATGGAAGATGCTGGAGAG GCAACCAATCACTAAAGATACTTTCAGACAGTACAGAGTGCTCGGGAAGGGAGGATTTGGAGAG GTATGCGCCTGCCAAGTTCGAGCAACAGGAAAGATGTATGCCTGCAAAAAGCTGGAGAAGAAGAGGATCAAGAAGAGGAAAGGAGAGTCAATGGCACTCAATGAAAAGCAGATCCTAGAGAAAGTTAACAGTAGATTTGTT GTGAGCTTAGCGTATGCGTACGAGACCAAAGACGCTCTGTGTCTAGTGCTGACGATCATGAATGGAGGAGACCTCAAGTTCCACATTTACAATATGGGCACACCGGGTTTTGAGAAAGACAGGGTCCAGTTTTATGCTGCTCAGATCTGCTGTGGTCTCAGGCATCTCCACAGGGAATCTATTGTCTACAG AGATTTAAAGCCAGAGAACATTCTACTGGACGACAATG GACACATCCGTATTTCTGACCTGGGCCTTGCCATAAAAGTGCCTGAAGGGGAGCTAATCAGAGGAAGAGTGGGGACAGTCGGCTACATGG CTCCAGAGGTGATCAACAATGAAAAGTACGGGATGAGTCCTGATTGGTGGGGGTTGGGCTGCCTCATATACGAGATGACGGCCGGGCGATCGCCCTTCCGTGCCCGTAAAGAGCGTGTGAAGCGGGAGGAGGTGGAGAGGAGGgtgcaggaggaagaggaggagtacAATGACAAGTTTACAGAGGACACCAAGGACATCTGTAGAAGG CTGCTCACCAAAGACCCAAAGCAGAGGCTTGACTGCCAGGGTGACAGAGCGCCAGGCGTCAAGGCCCACTCCTTCTTCAAAAACATCAACTTCAAAAGGCTAGAGGCTGGAATAGTGGAGCCTCCGTTTGTGCCTGAT CCTCGGGCAGTGTACTGTAAGGACGTGCTGGACATTGAGCAGTTCTCCACAGTCAAGGGAGTGAATTTGGACCAAACTGACAATGACTTCTACTCCAAATTTGCTACAGGCAGTGTTTCCATCCCATGGCAGAATGAG ATGATCGAAACAGAGTGTTTCAGAGATTTGAACGTGTTCGGCCCTCAAGGGGCAAGACCTCCAGATCTTGACTGGAGTCAACCGCCAGAGCCCCCAAGACGCAGCTTGCTCGACAGGATCTTCAGGAGGCAC CACCCAGAGGTGCCTATTTCCCACAGCCGTGTGCAGTCTTCCAGCGTAAACTCTGTGGACTCCATGTCCAACTCTGCCCCCTAG
- the grk5l gene encoding G protein-coupled receptor kinase 5 isoform X1 — translation MELENIVANTVLLKAREGGGGKRKGRSKKWKEILRFPHISQCTELGNSIVEKDYVSICEKQPIGRQLFRLYCETRPKLQRCIQLLDAMEDYEVTPDEKRKSRGDQIIKTFLSKQSLQRVDIVEVFADQCRENLELSPCKEIFSNCRKAVHDYLSGAPFADFENSMYFDRFLQWKMLERQPITKDTFRQYRVLGKGGFGEVCACQVRATGKMYACKKLEKKRIKKRKGESMALNEKQILEKVNSRFVVSLAYAYETKDALCLVLTIMNGGDLKFHIYNMGTPGFEKDRVQFYAAQICCGLRHLHRESIVYRDLKPENILLDDNGHIRISDLGLAIKVPEGELIRGRVGTVGYMAPEVINNEKYGMSPDWWGLGCLIYEMTAGRSPFRARKERVKREEVERRVQEEEEEYNDKFTEDTKDICRRLLTKDPKQRLDCQGDRAPGVKAHSFFKNINFKRLEAGIVEPPFVPDPRAVYCKDVLDIEQFSTVKGVNLDQTDNDFYSKFATGSVSIPWQNEMIETECFRDLNVFGPQGARPPDLDWSQPPEPPRRSLLDRIFRRHHPEVPISHSRVQSSSVNSVDSMSNSAP, via the exons GTGGAGGAGGAAAGCGGaaaggaagaagcaaaaaatGGAAGGAGATCCTTCGCTTCCCCCACATAAGTCAGTGCACTGAGCTGGGCAACAGCATCG TTGAGAAGGACTATGTCAGTATATGTGAGAAGCAACCTATTGGAAGGCAACTCTTCCGTCTTTACTGTGAGACCAGGCCCAAACTGCAACGCTGCATCCAGCTCCTGGACGCAATG GAGGATTATGAGGTGACGCctgatgaaaaaagaaaaagcagagGGGACCAGATTATCAAGACTTTTCTTTCTAAACAA TCACTTCAACGAGTCGACATAGTGGAGGTCTTTGCAGATCAGTGCAGAGAGAACCTGGAGCTCAGTCCATGTAAGGAGATCTTCAGCAACTGCCGCAA GGCCGTCCACGATTACCTGAGCGGCGCTCCATTCGCAGACTTTGAGAATAGCATGTACTTTGACCGCTTCCTGCAATGGAAGATGCTGGAGAG GCAACCAATCACTAAAGATACTTTCAGACAGTACAGAGTGCTCGGGAAGGGAGGATTTGGAGAG GTATGCGCCTGCCAAGTTCGAGCAACAGGAAAGATGTATGCCTGCAAAAAGCTGGAGAAGAAGAGGATCAAGAAGAGGAAAGGAGAGTCAATGGCACTCAATGAAAAGCAGATCCTAGAGAAAGTTAACAGTAGATTTGTT GTGAGCTTAGCGTATGCGTACGAGACCAAAGACGCTCTGTGTCTAGTGCTGACGATCATGAATGGAGGAGACCTCAAGTTCCACATTTACAATATGGGCACACCGGGTTTTGAGAAAGACAGGGTCCAGTTTTATGCTGCTCAGATCTGCTGTGGTCTCAGGCATCTCCACAGGGAATCTATTGTCTACAG AGATTTAAAGCCAGAGAACATTCTACTGGACGACAATG GACACATCCGTATTTCTGACCTGGGCCTTGCCATAAAAGTGCCTGAAGGGGAGCTAATCAGAGGAAGAGTGGGGACAGTCGGCTACATGG CTCCAGAGGTGATCAACAATGAAAAGTACGGGATGAGTCCTGATTGGTGGGGGTTGGGCTGCCTCATATACGAGATGACGGCCGGGCGATCGCCCTTCCGTGCCCGTAAAGAGCGTGTGAAGCGGGAGGAGGTGGAGAGGAGGgtgcaggaggaagaggaggagtacAATGACAAGTTTACAGAGGACACCAAGGACATCTGTAGAAGG CTGCTCACCAAAGACCCAAAGCAGAGGCTTGACTGCCAGGGTGACAGAGCGCCAGGCGTCAAGGCCCACTCCTTCTTCAAAAACATCAACTTCAAAAGGCTAGAGGCTGGAATAGTGGAGCCTCCGTTTGTGCCTGAT CCTCGGGCAGTGTACTGTAAGGACGTGCTGGACATTGAGCAGTTCTCCACAGTCAAGGGAGTGAATTTGGACCAAACTGACAATGACTTCTACTCCAAATTTGCTACAGGCAGTGTTTCCATCCCATGGCAGAATGAG ATGATCGAAACAGAGTGTTTCAGAGATTTGAACGTGTTCGGCCCTCAAGGGGCAAGACCTCCAGATCTTGACTGGAGTCAACCGCCAGAGCCCCCAAGACGCAGCTTGCTCGACAGGATCTTCAGGAGGCAC CACCCAGAGGTGCCTATTTCCCACAGCCGTGTGCAGTCTTCCAGCGTAAACTCTGTGGACTCCATGTCCAACTCTGCCCCCTAG
- the elmod3 gene encoding ELMO domain-containing protein 3: MEEDTDVTFHLEGQNGLSHEPSDETTNEHLNQKPVMNGLIISHNVKDHTNGNASLTSLPISALKQNGLLQSLAAGGDQPKPAEENVELEKARQEWEALENIQPAITEDSNPTPLISFNEALQYFQTTDLGDLLKNIQPTIRRTGLAAITHFLFGPPRLHRELLEERDLVFAIAQYHVDNSQTVHMRVLQTIYKRLIGCRLDCPRYGTHWENIGFQGTDPATDLRGTGFLGLMHTLYFVMDPETLPLARDIYKLSQHPTQNFPFSVMSINMTRIALQVLREEALSKECNRRQQVVGVLNEFYVATYLHLYQLWKTQQKTIADSGFVLKEVELFAKKNPKQMLRRLEVFLKERRAGGIPRGASPEPQAQQPSPNLGERVAKVATAQGSKGKEMHFTGVCDLPSDVEGDARLI, translated from the exons ATGGAAGAAGACACTGATGTCACTTTCCACCTTGAG GGCCAAAATGGTTTGTCTCATGAACCATCAGACGAGACTACCAATGAACACTTGAACCAAAAGCCT GTCATGAATGGATTGATTATCAGTCATAATGTCAAAGACCACACCAATGGCAATGCCTCCCTCACATCCCTGCCG ATTTCAGCACTGAAGCAGAATGGTCTCCTGCAGAGTCTGGCAGCAGGAGGAGACCAGCCTAAACCTGCAg AGGAAAATGTGGAGCTGGAAAAGGCGAGACAGGAGTGGGAGGCCTTGGAGAACATCCAGCCAG CTATCACCGAGGACTCAAACCCCACACCACTCATCTCTTTCAATGAAGCCCTACAGTACTTCCAGACTACAGATCTCGGGGACTTGCTT AAGAACATCCAGCCAACTATTCGCAGAACAGGTCTCGCTGCgatcacacacttcctgtttggaccCCCTCGACTGCACAGGGAACTCCTGGAGGAGCGAGATCTTGTCTTTGCCATTGCGCAAT ACCACGTAGACAACAGCCAGACAGTCCACATGCGAGTTCTCCAAACCATTTATAAAAGGCTCATCGGCTGCAGGCTGGACTGTCCTCGTTATGGGACGCACTGGGAAAACATTGGCTTTCAGG GTACAGACCCAGCCACTGATCTGCGTGGCACTGGTTTCCTGGGACTTATGCACACTCTGTACTTTGTGATGGACCCAGAGACTCTGCCATTGGCTCGAGATATCTACAAGTTATCCCAACACCCTACTCAG AACTTTCCATTTAGTGTGATGTCAATCAACATGACCCGCATTGCTCTTCAAGTACTCAGAGAAGAGGCCTTGTCTAA GGAGTGCAATCGTCGTCAGCAAGTGGTTGGTGTGTTGAATGAGTTTTATGTGGCCACATATCTGCACCTGTACCAACTGTGGAAGACCCAACAGAAAACTATTGCCGACTCTGGCTTTGTACTAAAAG AAGTGGAGCTGTTTGCCAAAAAGAACCCCAAGCAGATGCTTCGCCGACTAGAGGTCTTCCTGAAAGAGAGACGGGCAGGTGGTATCCCCCGTGGGGCATCGCCAGAGCCACAGGCTCAGCAGCCTTCTCCCAACCTGGGAGAGCGAGTGGCCAAAGTTGCGACGGCGCAGGGAAGCAAGGGAAAGGAGATGCATTTTACAGGAGTGTGTGATCTACCATCTGACGTGGAGGGTGACGCCAGACTCATCTAA
- the grk5l gene encoding G protein-coupled receptor kinase 5 isoform X2 — MELENIVANTVLLKAREGGGGKRKGRSKKWKEILRFPHISQCTELGNSIVEKDYVSICEKQPIGRQLFRLYCETRPKLQRCIQLLDAMEDYEVTPDEKRKSRGDQIIKTFLSKQSLQRVDIVEVFADQCRENLELSPCKEIFSNCRKAVHDYLSGAPFADFENSMYFDRFLQWKMLERQPITKDTFRQYRVLGKGGFGEVCACQVRATGKMYACKKLEKKRIKKRKGESMALNEKQILEKVNSRFVVSLAYAYETKDALCLVLTIMNGGDLKFHIYNMGTPGFEKDRVQFYAAQICCGLRHLHRESIVYRDLKPENILLDDNGHIRISDLGLAIKVPEGELIRGRVGTVGYMAPEVINNEKYGMSPDWWGLGCLIYEMTAGRSPFRARKERVKREEVERRVQEEEEEYNDKFTEDTKDICRRLLTKDPKQRLDCQGDRAPGVKAHSFFKNINFKRLEAGIVEPPFVPDPRAVYCKDVLDIEQFSTVKGVNLDQTDNDFYSKFATGSVSIPWQNEMIETECFRDLNVFGPQGARPPDLDWSQPPEPPRRSLLDRIFRSTQRCLFPTAVCSLPA; from the exons GTGGAGGAGGAAAGCGGaaaggaagaagcaaaaaatGGAAGGAGATCCTTCGCTTCCCCCACATAAGTCAGTGCACTGAGCTGGGCAACAGCATCG TTGAGAAGGACTATGTCAGTATATGTGAGAAGCAACCTATTGGAAGGCAACTCTTCCGTCTTTACTGTGAGACCAGGCCCAAACTGCAACGCTGCATCCAGCTCCTGGACGCAATG GAGGATTATGAGGTGACGCctgatgaaaaaagaaaaagcagagGGGACCAGATTATCAAGACTTTTCTTTCTAAACAA TCACTTCAACGAGTCGACATAGTGGAGGTCTTTGCAGATCAGTGCAGAGAGAACCTGGAGCTCAGTCCATGTAAGGAGATCTTCAGCAACTGCCGCAA GGCCGTCCACGATTACCTGAGCGGCGCTCCATTCGCAGACTTTGAGAATAGCATGTACTTTGACCGCTTCCTGCAATGGAAGATGCTGGAGAG GCAACCAATCACTAAAGATACTTTCAGACAGTACAGAGTGCTCGGGAAGGGAGGATTTGGAGAG GTATGCGCCTGCCAAGTTCGAGCAACAGGAAAGATGTATGCCTGCAAAAAGCTGGAGAAGAAGAGGATCAAGAAGAGGAAAGGAGAGTCAATGGCACTCAATGAAAAGCAGATCCTAGAGAAAGTTAACAGTAGATTTGTT GTGAGCTTAGCGTATGCGTACGAGACCAAAGACGCTCTGTGTCTAGTGCTGACGATCATGAATGGAGGAGACCTCAAGTTCCACATTTACAATATGGGCACACCGGGTTTTGAGAAAGACAGGGTCCAGTTTTATGCTGCTCAGATCTGCTGTGGTCTCAGGCATCTCCACAGGGAATCTATTGTCTACAG AGATTTAAAGCCAGAGAACATTCTACTGGACGACAATG GACACATCCGTATTTCTGACCTGGGCCTTGCCATAAAAGTGCCTGAAGGGGAGCTAATCAGAGGAAGAGTGGGGACAGTCGGCTACATGG CTCCAGAGGTGATCAACAATGAAAAGTACGGGATGAGTCCTGATTGGTGGGGGTTGGGCTGCCTCATATACGAGATGACGGCCGGGCGATCGCCCTTCCGTGCCCGTAAAGAGCGTGTGAAGCGGGAGGAGGTGGAGAGGAGGgtgcaggaggaagaggaggagtacAATGACAAGTTTACAGAGGACACCAAGGACATCTGTAGAAGG CTGCTCACCAAAGACCCAAAGCAGAGGCTTGACTGCCAGGGTGACAGAGCGCCAGGCGTCAAGGCCCACTCCTTCTTCAAAAACATCAACTTCAAAAGGCTAGAGGCTGGAATAGTGGAGCCTCCGTTTGTGCCTGAT CCTCGGGCAGTGTACTGTAAGGACGTGCTGGACATTGAGCAGTTCTCCACAGTCAAGGGAGTGAATTTGGACCAAACTGACAATGACTTCTACTCCAAATTTGCTACAGGCAGTGTTTCCATCCCATGGCAGAATGAG ATGATCGAAACAGAGTGTTTCAGAGATTTGAACGTGTTCGGCCCTCAAGGGGCAAGACCTCCAGATCTTGACTGGAGTCAACCGCCAGAGCCCCCAAGACGCAGCTTGCTCGACAGGATCTTCAGGAG CACCCAGAGGTGCCTATTTCCCACAGCCGTGTGCAGTCTTCCAGCGTAA
- the grk5l gene encoding G protein-coupled receptor kinase 5 isoform X5: protein MEDAGEVCACQVRATGKMYACKKLEKKRIKKRKGESMALNEKQILEKVNSRFVVSLAYAYETKDALCLVLTIMNGGDLKFHIYNMGTPGFEKDRVQFYAAQICCGLRHLHRESIVYRDLKPENILLDDNGHIRISDLGLAIKVPEGELIRGRVGTVGYMAPEVINNEKYGMSPDWWGLGCLIYEMTAGRSPFRARKERVKREEVERRVQEEEEEYNDKFTEDTKDICRRLLTKDPKQRLDCQGDRAPGVKAHSFFKNINFKRLEAGIVEPPFVPDPRAVYCKDVLDIEQFSTVKGVNLDQTDNDFYSKFATGSVSIPWQNEMIETECFRDLNVFGPQGARPPDLDWSQPPEPPRRSLLDRIFRRHHPEVPISHSRVQSSSVNSVDSMSNSAP from the exons ATGGAAGATGCTGGAGAG GTATGCGCCTGCCAAGTTCGAGCAACAGGAAAGATGTATGCCTGCAAAAAGCTGGAGAAGAAGAGGATCAAGAAGAGGAAAGGAGAGTCAATGGCACTCAATGAAAAGCAGATCCTAGAGAAAGTTAACAGTAGATTTGTT GTGAGCTTAGCGTATGCGTACGAGACCAAAGACGCTCTGTGTCTAGTGCTGACGATCATGAATGGAGGAGACCTCAAGTTCCACATTTACAATATGGGCACACCGGGTTTTGAGAAAGACAGGGTCCAGTTTTATGCTGCTCAGATCTGCTGTGGTCTCAGGCATCTCCACAGGGAATCTATTGTCTACAG AGATTTAAAGCCAGAGAACATTCTACTGGACGACAATG GACACATCCGTATTTCTGACCTGGGCCTTGCCATAAAAGTGCCTGAAGGGGAGCTAATCAGAGGAAGAGTGGGGACAGTCGGCTACATGG CTCCAGAGGTGATCAACAATGAAAAGTACGGGATGAGTCCTGATTGGTGGGGGTTGGGCTGCCTCATATACGAGATGACGGCCGGGCGATCGCCCTTCCGTGCCCGTAAAGAGCGTGTGAAGCGGGAGGAGGTGGAGAGGAGGgtgcaggaggaagaggaggagtacAATGACAAGTTTACAGAGGACACCAAGGACATCTGTAGAAGG CTGCTCACCAAAGACCCAAAGCAGAGGCTTGACTGCCAGGGTGACAGAGCGCCAGGCGTCAAGGCCCACTCCTTCTTCAAAAACATCAACTTCAAAAGGCTAGAGGCTGGAATAGTGGAGCCTCCGTTTGTGCCTGAT CCTCGGGCAGTGTACTGTAAGGACGTGCTGGACATTGAGCAGTTCTCCACAGTCAAGGGAGTGAATTTGGACCAAACTGACAATGACTTCTACTCCAAATTTGCTACAGGCAGTGTTTCCATCCCATGGCAGAATGAG ATGATCGAAACAGAGTGTTTCAGAGATTTGAACGTGTTCGGCCCTCAAGGGGCAAGACCTCCAGATCTTGACTGGAGTCAACCGCCAGAGCCCCCAAGACGCAGCTTGCTCGACAGGATCTTCAGGAGGCAC CACCCAGAGGTGCCTATTTCCCACAGCCGTGTGCAGTCTTCCAGCGTAAACTCTGTGGACTCCATGTCCAACTCTGCCCCCTAG